The following coding sequences are from one Treponema bryantii window:
- the eno gene encoding phosphopyruvate hydratase, whose amino-acid sequence MLNKVAISNVIGREIIDSRGNPTVEVDVILENGVFGRAAVPSGASTGENEALELRDGDKERYGGKGVLKAVENVNKVIAPALKGFNVFEQRAVDMKMLSLDGTPTKSKLGANAILGVSLATAQAAAKALNIPLYRYIGGANAHVLPVPMMNIINGGAHSDAPIAFQEFMIRPVGAKTEKEAIRMGAEVFHALAKLLKKRGLSTAVGDEGGFAPKFDGINDALDSIVQAIKDAGYKPGKDIKIAMDCAASEFSVEKDGKFFYNYKQLSNGTPKDPNGKELSDDEQIAYLEELITKYPIDSIEDGLDENDWEGWKKLTARIGDRCHLVGDDLFVTNVKFLEKGIKLGAGNSILIKVNQIGSLTETLEAIEMAHRHGYTTVTSHRSGETEDTTIADIAVATNSGQIKTGSMSRTDRMAKYNQLIRIEEELGKTAVYGYKKLK is encoded by the coding sequence ATGTTAAACAAAGTTGCAATCAGCAATGTAATCGGACGTGAAATAATTGATTCACGTGGTAATCCTACTGTAGAAGTGGATGTAATTCTTGAGAACGGAGTTTTCGGCCGTGCCGCAGTTCCAAGTGGAGCAAGTACAGGTGAAAACGAAGCTCTTGAACTCCGAGACGGCGATAAGGAGCGCTATGGTGGAAAGGGCGTTCTTAAAGCTGTAGAAAATGTAAACAAGGTAATTGCTCCTGCTCTCAAGGGCTTTAATGTTTTTGAACAGCGTGCAGTTGATATGAAGATGCTCTCGCTCGATGGAACTCCAACAAAGAGTAAGCTCGGTGCTAATGCAATTCTTGGTGTTTCTCTTGCAACTGCTCAGGCTGCTGCAAAGGCTTTGAATATTCCTCTTTATCGCTATATTGGTGGTGCAAATGCACATGTACTTCCTGTTCCAATGATGAATATCATCAACGGTGGTGCTCACTCAGATGCTCCAATTGCATTCCAGGAATTTATGATTCGCCCGGTTGGTGCAAAAACAGAAAAAGAAGCAATCCGCATGGGTGCCGAGGTTTTCCACGCACTTGCAAAACTTCTTAAAAAGCGCGGTCTTTCAACAGCTGTAGGTGATGAAGGTGGATTCGCTCCAAAGTTTGATGGAATCAACGATGCACTCGACAGTATTGTTCAGGCAATCAAGGATGCTGGTTACAAGCCAGGAAAAGATATTAAGATTGCTATGGACTGTGCAGCAAGTGAGTTCTCTGTAGAAAAAGACGGCAAGTTCTTCTATAACTACAAGCAGCTTTCAAATGGAACTCCAAAAGATCCAAACGGAAAAGAATTGAGCGACGATGAGCAGATTGCTTACCTCGAAGAACTCATCACAAAATATCCTATTGACTCGATTGAAGATGGTCTCGACGAAAACGATTGGGAAGGCTGGAAGAAACTTACAGCACGTATCGGCGACCGCTGCCATCTCGTAGGTGACGACCTCTTTGTAACAAATGTTAAGTTCCTTGAAAAGGGAATCAAGCTTGGTGCCGGAAACTCAATCCTCATCAAAGTAAATCAGATTGGTTCTCTTACAGAAACTCTCGAAGCAATTGAAATGGCACACCGCCACGGCTACACAACAGTAACCAGCCATCGCTCGGGTGAAACTGAAGACACAACAATTGCCGATATCGCAGTTGCTACAAACTCAGGACAGATCAAGACTGGTTCTATGAGCCGTACAGACCGTATGGCAAAGTACAATCAGCTTATCCGTATCGAAGAAGAACTGGGTAAAACTGCTGTTTATGGCTACAAAAAATTAAAGTAA
- a CDS encoding Lrp/AsnC family transcriptional regulator, translating to MEELLNLLRDGHSRSIEMLAEELNTSTDDINRRIEFLERAGIIRRVLNIKNDCSHGCNGGHCPGCKAHAGKSDSSPCKGCLPEGGFKNMGEMWEVV from the coding sequence ATGGAAGAACTTTTAAATCTGCTCCGCGACGGGCATTCACGATCAATCGAAATGCTTGCCGAAGAGCTAAATACAAGTACCGATGATATCAATCGTCGCATCGAGTTTCTCGAGCGTGCCGGTATAATTCGTCGAGTACTGAATATCAAAAATGACTGCTCACATGGCTGCAATGGTGGCCACTGTCCGGGCTGTAAGGCGCATGCCGGAAAGTCTGACAGTTCCCCTTGTAAAGGCTGCCTGCCCGAAGGTGGCTTCAAAAATATGGGCGAAATGTGGGAAGTAGTATAA
- the gpmA gene encoding 2,3-diphosphoglycerate-dependent phosphoglycerate mutase, with translation MKLVLVRHGESEWNKLNLFTGWTDVELSDKGREEAKLAGKLLKDEGYDFDICFTSYLKRAIHTLNGILCEMDREWLPVIKTWKLNERHYGDLQGKNKAEAAEKFGEDQVKIWRRSFDVKPPALADNDERSAKNQPMYRDVDSSFLPQNESLETTIARVIPYFLEEIKPQMKAGKRVIIAAHGNSLRALVKYLDNLTPEEILEVNIPTGTPLVYEFDDNFKVIKHYYLGDQEALKAKMEAVANQGKKK, from the coding sequence ATAAAGTTAGTTTTAGTTCGTCACGGCGAAAGTGAATGGAATAAGCTGAATCTTTTTACCGGCTGGACGGATGTTGAACTTAGTGACAAGGGCCGCGAAGAAGCTAAACTTGCCGGTAAGCTTTTGAAGGATGAAGGTTATGATTTTGATATCTGCTTTACATCTTATCTTAAGCGTGCAATCCATACATTAAATGGAATTCTCTGCGAAATGGATCGCGAGTGGCTTCCTGTAATCAAAACCTGGAAGCTCAATGAGCGTCATTATGGCGACTTGCAGGGAAAGAATAAAGCAGAGGCTGCAGAGAAGTTTGGAGAAGATCAGGTTAAAATCTGGCGCCGTTCTTTTGATGTAAAACCTCCTGCTCTTGCAGACAACGACGAGCGTTCAGCTAAAAATCAGCCTATGTATCGTGATGTTGATTCAAGCTTTCTTCCTCAGAATGAAAGCCTTGAGACAACAATTGCCCGTGTTATTCCATACTTCCTCGAAGAGATTAAACCTCAGATGAAGGCTGGTAAACGCGTAATAATTGCGGCTCACGGAAACAGCCTTCGCGCTCTCGTAAAATATCTGGACAACCTTACACCGGAAGAAATCCTCGAAGTAAATATTCCGACAGGTACTCCACTCGTTTATGAGTTCGACGATAATTTTAAGGTAATCAAACATTATTATCTTGGCGACCAGGAAGCACTCAAAGCAAAAATGGAAGCCGTAGCAAATCAGGGAAAGAAAAAATAA
- a CDS encoding heavy metal-associated domain-containing protein: MGTVILILILLIIILFAVKSTLNRIQHGSACCGERDAPEKKVKVQDKNKSHYPFKYVLSVDGMHCSNCTRHVENALNSIDGIWATASLEKKSVTVLSKMELEAADLECEVRDAGYTVLSVTKNQVITQGDI; the protein is encoded by the coding sequence ATGGGAACAGTCATCTTAATTTTGATTCTTTTAATAATTATTCTTTTTGCTGTAAAAAGTACTCTCAATAGGATACAGCACGGTTCGGCATGCTGTGGTGAACGAGATGCACCGGAGAAAAAAGTAAAAGTTCAGGATAAAAATAAATCACACTATCCTTTTAAATATGTGCTTTCGGTTGACGGCATGCATTGTTCAAATTGTACACGCCATGTGGAAAATGCTTTGAACTCGATTGACGGGATATGGGCTACTGCGAGTCTTGAAAAGAAGTCCGTAACAGTACTTTCGAAAATGGAGCTTGAGGCTGCTGATTTGGAATGTGAAGTACGGGATGCAGGCTACACGGTTCTTTCTGTTACAAAAAATCAGGTTATTACACAAGGAGATATATAA
- a CDS encoding FeoA family protein, with protein sequence MAISELKKDQSAVIASVNGDARFVSRITSIGLTPGCKITIVKNEKHRPLLVYSRDTMIALNRNECENITVEVVA encoded by the coding sequence ATGGCAATTTCTGAATTGAAAAAAGATCAAAGCGCAGTAATCGCCTCTGTAAACGGCGATGCACGTTTTGTAAGCAGGATTACATCTATCGGACTTACACCGGGATGCAAGATTACAATCGTAAAAAACGAAAAGCATCGTCCGCTTTTAGTTTATTCGCGCGACACTATGATTGCTTTGAACCGTAATGAATGTGAGAACATCACAGTGGAGGTCGTTGCATGA
- a CDS encoding MptD family putative ECF transporter S component, translated as MKSSNKLNGKDLINIGIFTAIYFVVIMALAMLGFIPIFMPTYSVLMPLFGGIPFMLFLTKVRKFGMVWIMSILMGLLMWLTGMSYYALVIGSITGLIAEFVLKGGEYKSAKRAVIVHAIFCFWIVSNYIPLFFFADKYWSTRQNFGQEYIDALTKLFPKWMFPVHIALCFCFGIIGGLLGRKILKKHFAKAGIA; from the coding sequence ATGAAAAGTTCAAACAAACTCAATGGTAAAGATTTAATCAACATCGGAATTTTTACTGCAATTTACTTTGTAGTGATTATGGCTCTTGCAATGCTCGGCTTTATTCCGATTTTTATGCCAACCTATTCTGTGCTTATGCCTTTATTTGGCGGTATTCCCTTTATGCTTTTTCTGACTAAAGTCCGCAAGTTTGGAATGGTCTGGATTATGAGCATTCTTATGGGACTGCTTATGTGGCTTACAGGTATGTCTTATTATGCTCTGGTTATTGGTAGTATTACAGGGTTGATTGCAGAGTTTGTTCTTAAAGGCGGCGAATACAAAAGTGCAAAAAGAGCGGTTATTGTTCATGCAATTTTCTGTTTCTGGATTGTAAGTAATTACATTCCATTATTCTTCTTTGCTGATAAATACTGGTCTACAAGACAGAATTTTGGTCAGGAATACATTGATGCACTTACAAAGTTATTTCCTAAATGGATGTTCCCGGTTCATATTGCTTTATGCTTTTGCTTCGGTATCATTGGCGGACTTCTTGGCCGTAAGATTCTTAAAAAGCACTTTGCAAAGGCTGGAATTGCATAA
- a CDS encoding energy-coupling factor ABC transporter ATP-binding protein, producing the protein MIELNNVSFTYSCGEGIERGAAGGVGERSSNGSLCNINLKIEEGEFVLLTGGSGCGKTTILRLINGLIPNFFEGELQGHVFVNGNDVSQVELYDTAKIVSTVFQNPRSQFFNVDTTSELAFACENQGMEENEILRRIDKTVKDLQLEPLMGRSLFQLSGGQKQKIACASVAVTGNKIILLDEPSANLDLKTIEGLRELLKKWKSEGKTIVVAEHRISYLWELADRTIVLEDGKIIREMSREEMDRISEEELHKLGLRSNCHAELVSESHSQKMLKQVQHDVSLQDGIENINIQNFRYKYRNGLVALNIPHMEIPVGKITAITGNNGEGKTTFLNCLCGLGKHSKGIIEFNGKTYKRHARQKKIFLVMQDVNHQLFTESVLDEVIISQKEENEKETHHILKSLDLDDFADRHPQSLSGGQKQRLAVACAIASGREILLFDEPTSGLDCTHMLQIGQILRNLKNLGKTVIVVTHDRELIKECCDFEIPLKEFNLWEQSS; encoded by the coding sequence ATGATTGAACTTAATAATGTCAGTTTTACATATAGTTGTGGCGAGGGGATTGAACGTGGGGCAGCCGGAGGAGTCGGAGAAAGATCTTCAAATGGCAGTCTCTGTAACATTAATCTAAAAATAGAAGAAGGCGAATTTGTTTTACTAACCGGAGGATCCGGCTGCGGTAAGACTACTATTCTTCGTCTTATTAATGGACTTATTCCAAACTTTTTTGAAGGTGAGTTACAAGGACATGTTTTTGTTAATGGCAATGATGTTTCACAGGTAGAATTATATGATACTGCAAAAATTGTAAGCACTGTATTTCAAAATCCGCGTTCTCAGTTTTTTAATGTTGATACAACTAGTGAGCTTGCTTTTGCATGTGAAAATCAGGGAATGGAAGAAAATGAGATTTTACGGAGAATCGACAAAACAGTAAAGGATCTTCAGCTTGAACCTCTTATGGGAAGGAGTCTTTTTCAGCTCTCTGGCGGACAAAAGCAGAAAATTGCCTGTGCGTCAGTTGCGGTTACAGGAAATAAAATCATTCTTCTGGATGAACCAAGTGCGAATCTTGATTTGAAAACAATCGAAGGACTTCGTGAGCTGCTTAAGAAATGGAAGAGTGAAGGGAAAACTATTGTAGTTGCAGAACACCGTATATCTTATCTTTGGGAACTTGCCGACCGAACGATAGTTTTGGAAGATGGAAAAATTATCCGGGAAATGTCTCGAGAAGAAATGGATAGGATTTCGGAAGAAGAATTGCATAAGCTGGGTCTACGTTCAAACTGTCATGCTGAACTTGTTTCGGAATCGCATAGTCAAAAGATGCTGAAACAAGTTCAGCATGACGTGTCACTTCAAGATGGTATTGAAAATATCAACATCCAAAACTTCCGCTACAAATACCGCAATGGTCTTGTTGCCCTAAATATTCCGCATATGGAAATCCCGGTTGGAAAAATCACTGCAATTACCGGTAATAACGGCGAAGGTAAAACAACCTTCCTTAATTGTCTTTGCGGATTAGGAAAACATTCAAAAGGAATTATAGAGTTTAATGGGAAAACTTATAAACGGCATGCCCGTCAAAAGAAAATCTTTCTTGTAATGCAGGATGTAAATCATCAGCTGTTTACAGAAAGCGTTCTGGATGAAGTTATTATCAGTCAAAAAGAAGAGAATGAAAAAGAAACTCACCACATTTTGAAGAGTCTTGATCTGGATGATTTTGCAGATCGACATCCGCAGTCGCTTTCTGGCGGCCAGAAGCAGCGACTTGCTGTAGCCTGTGCAATTGCAAGCGGACGAGAGATTCTTCTTTTTGATGAACCAACCAGCGGCCTCGACTGCACACATATGCTTCAAATCGGACAAATCCTGCGTAATCTTAAAAACCTTGGAAAAACTGTAATCGTAGTAACGCACGATCGTGAACTTATCAAAGAATGCTGCGATTTTGAAATACCATTAAAGGAGTTTAACTTATGGGAACAGTCATCTTAA
- a CDS encoding class I SAM-dependent methyltransferase: MSKSIWDRFAPIYSLAMKSQKNIYDYMYSHIREKVRGKDVLELATGPGLIAKNVAEVTHRMVATDFSPDMIKQAQKGNNPVNLTFEIADASNLPYTDHFFDVVIIANCLHIVPNPEKVLSEIERVMKTGGLLIAPNFIERKIASPNLWQKLLFKLGVKFEHQWTSEQYKNFLESNGWKITVSEVVPGRIDLMYVECIK, translated from the coding sequence ATGAGTAAATCGATCTGGGACAGATTTGCACCAATCTATTCACTTGCGATGAAGTCGCAGAAAAATATTTATGATTATATGTATTCGCATATCCGTGAAAAGGTGAGGGGAAAGGATGTTCTTGAACTCGCAACCGGGCCAGGGCTTATTGCAAAAAATGTTGCAGAGGTAACCCATCGCATGGTTGCAACAGATTTTTCACCGGACATGATTAAGCAGGCACAGAAAGGGAATAATCCAGTAAATCTTACCTTTGAAATTGCAGATGCTTCTAACCTGCCATACACAGATCATTTTTTTGATGTCGTGATTATTGCAAACTGCCTGCACATTGTTCCGAATCCGGAAAAAGTTTTGAGTGAGATTGAACGTGTTATGAAAACAGGCGGGCTCCTTATAGCACCAAATTTCATTGAACGAAAAATTGCCAGTCCTAATCTCTGGCAAAAACTTCTCTTCAAACTTGGCGTAAAATTCGAACACCAGTGGACATCTGAACAATATAAAAACTTCCTGGAATCAAACGGCTGGAAAATCACCGTCAGTGAAGTAGTTCCCGGCCGCATAGATTTAATGTATGTTGAGTGTATAAAATAA
- the feoB gene encoding ferrous iron transport protein B, with protein sequence MTDKNETVIALLGQPNSGKSTLFNALTGLKQHVGNWPGKTVEKKEGNFEYKGTKYLVADLPGTYSLSANSDEEIITRDYIAGGKADVVCILADSSQLQRSLYMLADYAGIKVPAFLILNMSDVAAEQGKQIDFAAISKKLGIPVVLFSAQDKKNYDGFYAALETAIRKKTILDSSALETKYNSIEAYKGIKPLVPENVIPGYSSVWLAAKVVEGDLPVTAKIKAALEGEKKKQFDEEVAKNLLNSKETNKGVLLTGEAKFAWIDEFLEGSVASKTQTRKLGKFDRMITHRVWGKSVVILTVLFGLIASFIPALPFMGVGSAIGALINPVTNGLTAIGCPAFIIAIICDVVINSLSFIFKMLGFVFGVTLVFGLLEEVGVMARISYVFDNTMAKLGLQGKSVMPFLVSFGCTMGGAAGARVIDNWGQKVLTIALAWAVPCGAAWAVVPMLSTVWFGGAAPLIIVAILAVMILHMWVTSKVFGRKLVKKEDRCGMIMELPPYHKPKWGALFRYVLGRTKDTFFRVLKIILLVSFIFWLLTFTKSGSMDNSILYKVGQFIEPVTKIFGLGWKTFMAFIVSSLGKEGAIGVLSSIFTDHNMITVGSTVAGGAAANINELLVANVAKPEALAFIFAITFNMPCIVALAATYQETHSAKWTAIIALYYTVGALLIACVAYHIGLLIW encoded by the coding sequence ATGACAGACAAGAATGAAACAGTAATTGCATTGCTCGGTCAGCCTAACTCTGGAAAATCCACACTTTTCAATGCGCTTACAGGTCTTAAACAGCATGTCGGAAACTGGCCTGGAAAAACTGTAGAGAAAAAAGAAGGAAATTTTGAATACAAGGGAACAAAATATCTTGTAGCAGACCTTCCTGGAACTTACAGCCTTTCAGCAAACTCAGATGAGGAAATCATCACCCGTGATTATATTGCAGGTGGTAAGGCAGATGTTGTCTGTATCCTTGCAGACAGCTCTCAGCTTCAGAGAAGCCTTTATATGCTTGCTGATTATGCAGGAATTAAAGTTCCAGCTTTCCTGATTTTGAACATGAGTGATGTTGCTGCTGAGCAGGGTAAGCAGATTGATTTTGCTGCAATTTCTAAAAAACTGGGAATTCCGGTTGTTCTTTTTTCTGCTCAGGATAAAAAGAATTATGATGGATTTTATGCAGCTCTTGAAACTGCAATCAGAAAAAAGACAATACTTGATTCTTCAGCTCTTGAGACAAAATATAATTCAATTGAAGCTTATAAAGGAATTAAACCTCTTGTGCCTGAAAATGTGATTCCTGGCTATTCTTCAGTCTGGCTTGCTGCCAAGGTTGTAGAAGGAGACTTGCCGGTTACAGCAAAAATCAAAGCTGCATTGGAGGGAGAAAAGAAAAAGCAATTTGATGAAGAGGTTGCAAAAAATCTCTTGAATTCAAAAGAAACAAATAAAGGTGTGCTCCTGACGGGAGAAGCAAAGTTTGCCTGGATAGATGAGTTTCTCGAAGGTTCTGTTGCATCAAAAACACAGACACGTAAGCTTGGAAAGTTTGACCGTATGATTACTCACCGTGTTTGGGGAAAGTCTGTGGTAATTCTTACAGTCCTGTTCGGTCTCATTGCTTCATTTATACCTGCCCTTCCATTTATGGGAGTAGGTAGTGCAATCGGGGCTCTGATTAATCCTGTAACAAATGGGCTTACTGCAATCGGTTGTCCAGCCTTTATCATAGCTATCATCTGTGATGTTGTAATTAACTCTCTCAGCTTTATTTTCAAAATGCTTGGCTTCGTATTTGGTGTAACTTTAGTATTTGGTCTTCTTGAAGAAGTCGGCGTTATGGCACGTATCTCTTACGTTTTCGATAACACAATGGCAAAGCTTGGACTCCAGGGAAAATCAGTTATGCCTTTCCTTGTAAGCTTCGGATGTACAATGGGTGGTGCCGCAGGTGCGCGCGTTATCGATAACTGGGGGCAGAAAGTTCTGACAATTGCTCTCGCATGGGCCGTTCCTTGTGGTGCTGCCTGGGCAGTTGTTCCAATGCTTTCAACAGTATGGTTCGGAGGTGCTGCTCCTCTAATTATTGTTGCAATTCTTGCTGTGATGATTCTTCATATGTGGGTTACTTCAAAAGTTTTCGGCCGTAAGCTTGTTAAAAAAGAAGATCGTTGCGGTATGATTATGGAGCTTCCACCTTATCATAAACCAAAGTGGGGTGCACTTTTCCGTTATGTTCTTGGACGCACAAAGGATACCTTCTTCCGCGTTCTTAAAATCATTCTTCTTGTATCTTTTATATTCTGGCTGCTGACATTTACAAAATCCGGTTCTATGGATAACTCAATTTTGTACAAGGTTGGTCAGTTTATAGAGCCTGTTACAAAGATTTTTGGACTTGGGTGGAAAACCTTTATGGCCTTTATTGTTTCTTCTCTTGGTAAGGAAGGGGCAATTGGTGTTCTAAGTTCAATCTTCACAGACCACAATATGATTACTGTAGGTTCAACTGTAGCCGGGGGTGCAGCGGCTAATATCAATGAACTGCTTGTTGCTAACGTTGCAAAACCTGAAGCTCTTGCATTCATATTTGCGATTACCTTTAATATGCCTTGTATTGTTGCACTTGCTGCAACTTACCAGGAAACTCATTCGGCTAAGTGGACTGCAATTATTGCTCTTTACTATACAGTGGGAGCGCTTTTGATTGCGTGTGTTGCTTATCATATCGGATTGCTTATCTGGTAA
- a CDS encoding energy-coupling factor transporter transmembrane component T has protein sequence MEILSATSKKSVLDPRTKLILLVFVSVFVLGNAGGDWAAEFRVALNYLPLFLLLSARRFKPFLFGVFFYTFAYVFAMFVMPHCTGFLNFLILAMCGIVLRFMPGVFTGMYLVSTTTVSEFMSAMERIHMPSQITIPLSVMFRFFPTVMEEASSINKAMAMRDIRCGGTKAFQMIEYRLIPMMTCSVKIGQELSAASLTRGLGGPGKRTNICKIGFGFWDYFTFIALGAGLAITILHGFKVI, from the coding sequence ATGGAAATCTTAAGCGCTACTTCAAAAAAATCTGTTTTGGATCCGCGCACTAAACTAATTCTGCTTGTATTTGTTTCAGTGTTTGTTCTGGGAAATGCAGGCGGAGACTGGGCGGCTGAGTTTCGTGTTGCACTGAATTATCTGCCGCTTTTTCTACTGCTAAGTGCCCGACGTTTTAAGCCATTTTTATTTGGTGTCTTTTTTTATACCTTTGCGTATGTCTTTGCAATGTTTGTTATGCCACATTGTACTGGTTTTCTGAATTTTCTGATTCTTGCAATGTGTGGAATTGTCTTGAGATTTATGCCGGGTGTTTTTACCGGGATGTATCTCGTTTCTACAACAACTGTCAGCGAGTTCATGAGTGCCATGGAAAGAATTCATATGCCAAGTCAAATCACTATTCCACTTTCCGTTATGTTCAGATTTTTTCCTACAGTTATGGAAGAAGCTTCAAGCATAAACAAGGCAATGGCTATGAGGGATATCAGATGTGGTGGAACAAAAGCTTTTCAGATGATTGAATATCGCCTTATTCCGATGATGACCTGTTCTGTAAAAATCGGGCAGGAATTGTCGGCGGCTTCACTTACACGCGGTCTTGGCGGACCAGGAAAACGAACAAATATCTGTAAAATTGGTTTTGGATTCTGGGATTATTTTACTTTTATTGCTTTAGGAGCAGGACTTGCTATAACCATTCTACATGGCTTCAAGGTGATTTAA
- a CDS encoding phosphatase PAP2 family protein, whose protein sequence is MTNLRKIRTRLTALFFLLIFSGAGLSAATFDYEQPFSLNPVNESIQLGVGGLLSGSALVCDKILHIKNNDFNAADLNLSEISTLEQILMKPYSKPLHIVGTGTMALALATPAVFAVLPAKEWLTIGTMYLETMLLANGIKEWMKLLVYRTRPYMYFDDYPQDKVEDGDWNCSFPSGHSTLAFAAAAFSTMVFCQCFPDSKWKYAVAGGAFGLAATTGIFRMACGKHFFTDVLVGAVIGTACGFIVPYMHTKNFYGKFEKKSGRANANLTPAGLTFSYNF, encoded by the coding sequence ATGACTAATCTTAGGAAAATCAGAACAAGACTTACAGCCTTGTTCTTTCTTTTAATATTCAGTGGAGCAGGGCTTTCTGCCGCTACTTTTGATTATGAACAGCCTTTTTCACTTAATCCTGTAAATGAAAGTATTCAGCTTGGGGTGGGTGGGCTGCTTTCCGGTTCTGCACTTGTTTGCGATAAAATTCTTCATATCAAAAATAATGATTTTAATGCAGCAGATTTAAACCTGTCAGAAATTTCTACACTTGAACAGATATTAATGAAACCATACAGCAAGCCTCTTCATATTGTTGGAACTGGAACTATGGCACTCGCTCTGGCAACTCCTGCTGTTTTTGCTGTGTTACCAGCTAAAGAGTGGCTTACAATTGGAACAATGTATCTGGAAACTATGCTGCTTGCTAACGGAATTAAGGAATGGATGAAGCTTCTGGTTTATCGAACCCGACCTTATATGTATTTTGATGATTATCCGCAGGATAAGGTAGAAGATGGAGACTGGAACTGTTCATTCCCTTCTGGACATTCAACGCTTGCATTTGCTGCGGCTGCATTCTCAACTATGGTATTCTGTCAGTGCTTCCCTGATTCAAAATGGAAATATGCTGTTGCGGGAGGAGCCTTTGGTCTTGCAGCTACGACAGGTATTTTCAGAATGGCATGTGGAAAACATTTCTTTACAGATGTCCTTGTAGGTGCCGTTATAGGAACTGCCTGTGGTTTTATAGTTCCATACATGCATACAAAAAACTTTTACGGAAAATTTGAAAAGAAAAGCGGCAGAGCAAATGCTAATTTAACTCCTGCAGGCTTAACTTTTTCTTATAATTTCTAA